In Phacochoerus africanus isolate WHEZ1 chromosome 14, ROS_Pafr_v1, whole genome shotgun sequence, one genomic interval encodes:
- the UBTF gene encoding nucleolar transcription factor 1 isoform X2, translating to MNGEADCPTDLEMAAPKGQDRWSQEDMLTLLECMKNNLPSNDSSKFKTTESHMDWEKVAFKDFSGDMCKLKWVEISNEVRKFRTLTELILDAQEHVKNPYKGKKLKKHPDFPKKPLTPYFRFFMEKRAKYAKLHPEMSNLDLTKILSKKYKELPEKKKMKYIQDFQREKQEFERNLARFREDHPDLIQNAKKSDIPEKPKTPQQLWYTHEKKVYLKVRPDEIMRDYIQKHPELNISEEGITKSTLTKAERQLKDKFDGRPTKPPPNSYSLYCAELMANMKDVPSTERMVLCSQQWKLLSQKEKDAYHKKCDQKKKDYEVELLRFLESLPEEEQQRVLGEEKMLNINKKQATSPASKKPSQEAGKGGSEKPKRPVSAMFIFSEEKRRQLQEERPELSESELTRLLARMWNDLSEKKKAKYKAREAALKAQSERKPGADREDRGKLPESPKRAEEIWQQSVIGDYLARFKNDRVKALKAMEMTWNNMEKKEKLMWIKKAAEDQKRYERELSEMRAPPAAANSSKKMKFQGEPKKPPMNGYQKFSQELLSNGELNHLPLKERMVEIGSRWQRISQSQKEHYKKLAEEQQKQYKVHLDLWVKSLSPQDRAAYKEYISSKRKSMTKLRGPNPKSSRTTLQSKSESEEDDEEDEDEDDEDEEEEDDENGDSSEDGGDSSESSSEDESEDGDENEDEDEDEDDDEDDDEDEDNESEGSSSSSSSSGDSSDSDSN from the exons ATGAACGGAGAAGCCGACTGCCCCACAGACCTGGAAATGGCCGCCCCCAAAGGCCAAG ACCGCTGGTCCCAGGAAGACATGCTGACTTTGCTGGAATGCATGAAGAACAACCTTCCATCCAATGACAGCTCCAAGTTCAAAACCACTGAGTCACATATGGACTGGGAAAAAGTAGCCTTTAAAGACTTTTCGGGAGACATGTGCAAGCTCAAATGGGTGGAGATCTCTAACGAG GTGAGGAAGTTCCGAACGTTGACAGAGTTGATCCTCGATGCTCAGGAACATGTTAAAAATCCCTACAAAGGCAAAAAACTCAAG AAACATCCGGACTTTCCAAAGAAGCCCCTGACCCCTTATTTCCGCTTCTTCATGGAGAAGCGGGCCAAGTACGCAAAACTCCACCCTGAGATGAGCAACCTGGACCTGACCAAGATTCTGTCCAAGAAATACAAGGAGCTGCCCGAGAAgaagaag atGAAGTATATTCAGGACttccagagagagaaacaggagttTGAGCGAAACCTCGCCCGATTCAG GGAGGATCACCCCGACCTAATCCAGAACGCCAAGAAGTCGGACATCCCCGAGAAGCCCAAAACCCCCCAGCAGCTGTGGTACACCCACGAGAAGAAGGTGTATCTCAAAGTGCGGCCAGAT GAGATCATGCGTGACTATATCCAGAAGCACCCCGAGCTGAACATCAGCGAGGAGGGCATCACCAAGTCCACCCTCACCAAGGCCGAACGCCAGCTCAAGGACAAGTTTGATGGGCGACCCACCAAGCCACCTCC GAACAGCTACTCGCTGTACTGCGCAGAGCTGATGGCCAACATGAAGGACGTGCCCAGCACAGAGCGCATGGTGCTATGCAGCCAGCAGTGGAAGCTGctgtcccagaaggagaaggacgCCTACCACAAGAAGTGCGACCAG aaaaagaaagattacgAGGTGGAACTGCTCCGTTTCCTAGAG AGCCTGCCCGAGGAGGAGCAGCAGCGGGTCCTGGGGGAGGAGAAGATGCTGAACATCAACAAGAAGCAGGCCACCAGCCCAGcctccaagaagccctcccaGGAAGCGGGCAAG GGCGGCTCAGAGAAGCCCAAAAGGCCCGTGTCCGCCATGTTCATCTTCTCGGAAGAGAAGCGGCGGCAGCTGCAGGAGGAGAGGCCCGAGCTCTCAGAGAGCGAGCTGACCCGCCTGCTGGCCCGCATGTGGAACGACCTGTCCGAGAAGAAAAAG GCCAAGTACAAGGCCCGGGAGGCGGCGCTGAAAGCCCAGTCGGAAAGGAAGCCGGGCGCCGATCGCGAGGACCGGGGCAAGCTGCCCGAGTCGCCCAAGAGAGCCGAGGAGATCTGGCAGCAGAGCGTCATTGGCGACTACCTGGCCCGCTTCAAG AATGACCGGGTGAAGGCCTTGAAAGCCATGGAGATGACTTGGAacaacatggaaaagaaggagaaactgatgTGGATTAAGAAGGCCGCTGAAGACCAAAAGCGATACGAG AGAGAGCTGAGTGAGATGCGGGCACCCCCGGCTGCTGCCAACTCATCCAAGAAGATGAAGTTCCAGGGAGAACCCAAGAAGCCTCCCAT GAACGGTTACCAGAAGTTCTCCCAGGAGCTACTGTCCAACGGAGAGCTGAACCACCTGCCACTGAAGGAGCGCATGGTGGAGATTGGCAGCCGCTGGCAGCGCATCTCCCAGAGCCAGAAGGAACACTACAAAAAGCTGGCCGAGGAGCAGCAGAAGCAGTACAAAGTGCACCTGGACCTCTGGGTCAAG AGCCTGTCTCCTCAGGACCGTGCAGCGTATAAAGAGTACATCTCTAGC AAACGTAAGAGCATGACCAAGCTTCGAGGCCCGAACCCCAAGTCCAGCCGGACTACCCTGCAGTCTAAGTCG GAGTCTGAGGAGGACGATGaagaggatgaggatgaggatgacgaggacgaggaggaggaagatgacgAGAACGGGGACTCCTCCGAGGATGGCGGCGACTCCTCCGAGTCCAGCAGCGAGGACGAGAGCGAGGACGGGGATGAg AACGAGGATGAGGATGAGGACGAGGACGACGACGAGGATGACGACGAGGACGAGGACAACGAATCCGagggcagcagctccagctcgTCCTCCTCGGGGGACTCCTCGGACTCTGACTCCAACTGA
- the UBTF gene encoding nucleolar transcription factor 1 isoform X1, protein MNGEADCPTDLEMAAPKGQDRWSQEDMLTLLECMKNNLPSNDSSKFKTTESHMDWEKVAFKDFSGDMCKLKWVEISNEVRKFRTLTELILDAQEHVKNPYKGKKLKKHPDFPKKPLTPYFRFFMEKRAKYAKLHPEMSNLDLTKILSKKYKELPEKKKMKYIQDFQREKQEFERNLARFREDHPDLIQNAKKSDIPEKPKTPQQLWYTHEKKVYLKVRPDATTKEVKDSLGKQWSQLSDKKRLKWIHKALEQRKEYEEIMRDYIQKHPELNISEEGITKSTLTKAERQLKDKFDGRPTKPPPNSYSLYCAELMANMKDVPSTERMVLCSQQWKLLSQKEKDAYHKKCDQKKKDYEVELLRFLESLPEEEQQRVLGEEKMLNINKKQATSPASKKPSQEAGKGGSEKPKRPVSAMFIFSEEKRRQLQEERPELSESELTRLLARMWNDLSEKKKAKYKAREAALKAQSERKPGADREDRGKLPESPKRAEEIWQQSVIGDYLARFKNDRVKALKAMEMTWNNMEKKEKLMWIKKAAEDQKRYERELSEMRAPPAAANSSKKMKFQGEPKKPPMNGYQKFSQELLSNGELNHLPLKERMVEIGSRWQRISQSQKEHYKKLAEEQQKQYKVHLDLWVKSLSPQDRAAYKEYISSKRKSMTKLRGPNPKSSRTTLQSKSESEEDDEEDEDEDDEDEEEEDDENGDSSEDGGDSSESSSEDESEDGDENEDEDEDEDDDEDDDEDEDNESEGSSSSSSSSGDSSDSDSN, encoded by the exons ATGAACGGAGAAGCCGACTGCCCCACAGACCTGGAAATGGCCGCCCCCAAAGGCCAAG ACCGCTGGTCCCAGGAAGACATGCTGACTTTGCTGGAATGCATGAAGAACAACCTTCCATCCAATGACAGCTCCAAGTTCAAAACCACTGAGTCACATATGGACTGGGAAAAAGTAGCCTTTAAAGACTTTTCGGGAGACATGTGCAAGCTCAAATGGGTGGAGATCTCTAACGAG GTGAGGAAGTTCCGAACGTTGACAGAGTTGATCCTCGATGCTCAGGAACATGTTAAAAATCCCTACAAAGGCAAAAAACTCAAG AAACATCCGGACTTTCCAAAGAAGCCCCTGACCCCTTATTTCCGCTTCTTCATGGAGAAGCGGGCCAAGTACGCAAAACTCCACCCTGAGATGAGCAACCTGGACCTGACCAAGATTCTGTCCAAGAAATACAAGGAGCTGCCCGAGAAgaagaag atGAAGTATATTCAGGACttccagagagagaaacaggagttTGAGCGAAACCTCGCCCGATTCAG GGAGGATCACCCCGACCTAATCCAGAACGCCAAGAAGTCGGACATCCCCGAGAAGCCCAAAACCCCCCAGCAGCTGTGGTACACCCACGAGAAGAAGGTGTATCTCAAAGTGCGGCCAGAT GCCACTACGAAGGAGGTGAAGGACTCCCTGGGGAAGCAGTGGTCTCAGCTCTCGGACAAAAAGAGGCTGAAATGGATTCATAAGGCCCTGGAGCAGCGGAAGGAGTACGAG GAGATCATGCGTGACTATATCCAGAAGCACCCCGAGCTGAACATCAGCGAGGAGGGCATCACCAAGTCCACCCTCACCAAGGCCGAACGCCAGCTCAAGGACAAGTTTGATGGGCGACCCACCAAGCCACCTCC GAACAGCTACTCGCTGTACTGCGCAGAGCTGATGGCCAACATGAAGGACGTGCCCAGCACAGAGCGCATGGTGCTATGCAGCCAGCAGTGGAAGCTGctgtcccagaaggagaaggacgCCTACCACAAGAAGTGCGACCAG aaaaagaaagattacgAGGTGGAACTGCTCCGTTTCCTAGAG AGCCTGCCCGAGGAGGAGCAGCAGCGGGTCCTGGGGGAGGAGAAGATGCTGAACATCAACAAGAAGCAGGCCACCAGCCCAGcctccaagaagccctcccaGGAAGCGGGCAAG GGCGGCTCAGAGAAGCCCAAAAGGCCCGTGTCCGCCATGTTCATCTTCTCGGAAGAGAAGCGGCGGCAGCTGCAGGAGGAGAGGCCCGAGCTCTCAGAGAGCGAGCTGACCCGCCTGCTGGCCCGCATGTGGAACGACCTGTCCGAGAAGAAAAAG GCCAAGTACAAGGCCCGGGAGGCGGCGCTGAAAGCCCAGTCGGAAAGGAAGCCGGGCGCCGATCGCGAGGACCGGGGCAAGCTGCCCGAGTCGCCCAAGAGAGCCGAGGAGATCTGGCAGCAGAGCGTCATTGGCGACTACCTGGCCCGCTTCAAG AATGACCGGGTGAAGGCCTTGAAAGCCATGGAGATGACTTGGAacaacatggaaaagaaggagaaactgatgTGGATTAAGAAGGCCGCTGAAGACCAAAAGCGATACGAG AGAGAGCTGAGTGAGATGCGGGCACCCCCGGCTGCTGCCAACTCATCCAAGAAGATGAAGTTCCAGGGAGAACCCAAGAAGCCTCCCAT GAACGGTTACCAGAAGTTCTCCCAGGAGCTACTGTCCAACGGAGAGCTGAACCACCTGCCACTGAAGGAGCGCATGGTGGAGATTGGCAGCCGCTGGCAGCGCATCTCCCAGAGCCAGAAGGAACACTACAAAAAGCTGGCCGAGGAGCAGCAGAAGCAGTACAAAGTGCACCTGGACCTCTGGGTCAAG AGCCTGTCTCCTCAGGACCGTGCAGCGTATAAAGAGTACATCTCTAGC AAACGTAAGAGCATGACCAAGCTTCGAGGCCCGAACCCCAAGTCCAGCCGGACTACCCTGCAGTCTAAGTCG GAGTCTGAGGAGGACGATGaagaggatgaggatgaggatgacgaggacgaggaggaggaagatgacgAGAACGGGGACTCCTCCGAGGATGGCGGCGACTCCTCCGAGTCCAGCAGCGAGGACGAGAGCGAGGACGGGGATGAg AACGAGGATGAGGATGAGGACGAGGACGACGACGAGGATGACGACGAGGACGAGGACAACGAATCCGagggcagcagctccagctcgTCCTCCTCGGGGGACTCCTCGGACTCTGACTCCAACTGA
- the UBTF gene encoding nucleolar transcription factor 1 isoform X3 has translation MEKRAKYAKLHPEMSNLDLTKILSKKYKELPEKKKMKYIQDFQREKQEFERNLARFREDHPDLIQNAKKSDIPEKPKTPQQLWYTHEKKVYLKVRPDATTKEVKDSLGKQWSQLSDKKRLKWIHKALEQRKEYEEIMRDYIQKHPELNISEEGITKSTLTKAERQLKDKFDGRPTKPPPNSYSLYCAELMANMKDVPSTERMVLCSQQWKLLSQKEKDAYHKKCDQKKKDYEVELLRFLESLPEEEQQRVLGEEKMLNINKKQATSPASKKPSQEAGKGGSEKPKRPVSAMFIFSEEKRRQLQEERPELSESELTRLLARMWNDLSEKKKAKYKAREAALKAQSERKPGADREDRGKLPESPKRAEEIWQQSVIGDYLARFKNDRVKALKAMEMTWNNMEKKEKLMWIKKAAEDQKRYERELSEMRAPPAAANSSKKMKFQGEPKKPPMNGYQKFSQELLSNGELNHLPLKERMVEIGSRWQRISQSQKEHYKKLAEEQQKQYKVHLDLWVKSLSPQDRAAYKEYISSKRKSMTKLRGPNPKSSRTTLQSKSESEEDDEEDEDEDDEDEEEEDDENGDSSEDGGDSSESSSEDESEDGDENEDEDEDEDDDEDDDEDEDNESEGSSSSSSSSGDSSDSDSN, from the exons ATGGAGAAGCGGGCCAAGTACGCAAAACTCCACCCTGAGATGAGCAACCTGGACCTGACCAAGATTCTGTCCAAGAAATACAAGGAGCTGCCCGAGAAgaagaag atGAAGTATATTCAGGACttccagagagagaaacaggagttTGAGCGAAACCTCGCCCGATTCAG GGAGGATCACCCCGACCTAATCCAGAACGCCAAGAAGTCGGACATCCCCGAGAAGCCCAAAACCCCCCAGCAGCTGTGGTACACCCACGAGAAGAAGGTGTATCTCAAAGTGCGGCCAGAT GCCACTACGAAGGAGGTGAAGGACTCCCTGGGGAAGCAGTGGTCTCAGCTCTCGGACAAAAAGAGGCTGAAATGGATTCATAAGGCCCTGGAGCAGCGGAAGGAGTACGAG GAGATCATGCGTGACTATATCCAGAAGCACCCCGAGCTGAACATCAGCGAGGAGGGCATCACCAAGTCCACCCTCACCAAGGCCGAACGCCAGCTCAAGGACAAGTTTGATGGGCGACCCACCAAGCCACCTCC GAACAGCTACTCGCTGTACTGCGCAGAGCTGATGGCCAACATGAAGGACGTGCCCAGCACAGAGCGCATGGTGCTATGCAGCCAGCAGTGGAAGCTGctgtcccagaaggagaaggacgCCTACCACAAGAAGTGCGACCAG aaaaagaaagattacgAGGTGGAACTGCTCCGTTTCCTAGAG AGCCTGCCCGAGGAGGAGCAGCAGCGGGTCCTGGGGGAGGAGAAGATGCTGAACATCAACAAGAAGCAGGCCACCAGCCCAGcctccaagaagccctcccaGGAAGCGGGCAAG GGCGGCTCAGAGAAGCCCAAAAGGCCCGTGTCCGCCATGTTCATCTTCTCGGAAGAGAAGCGGCGGCAGCTGCAGGAGGAGAGGCCCGAGCTCTCAGAGAGCGAGCTGACCCGCCTGCTGGCCCGCATGTGGAACGACCTGTCCGAGAAGAAAAAG GCCAAGTACAAGGCCCGGGAGGCGGCGCTGAAAGCCCAGTCGGAAAGGAAGCCGGGCGCCGATCGCGAGGACCGGGGCAAGCTGCCCGAGTCGCCCAAGAGAGCCGAGGAGATCTGGCAGCAGAGCGTCATTGGCGACTACCTGGCCCGCTTCAAG AATGACCGGGTGAAGGCCTTGAAAGCCATGGAGATGACTTGGAacaacatggaaaagaaggagaaactgatgTGGATTAAGAAGGCCGCTGAAGACCAAAAGCGATACGAG AGAGAGCTGAGTGAGATGCGGGCACCCCCGGCTGCTGCCAACTCATCCAAGAAGATGAAGTTCCAGGGAGAACCCAAGAAGCCTCCCAT GAACGGTTACCAGAAGTTCTCCCAGGAGCTACTGTCCAACGGAGAGCTGAACCACCTGCCACTGAAGGAGCGCATGGTGGAGATTGGCAGCCGCTGGCAGCGCATCTCCCAGAGCCAGAAGGAACACTACAAAAAGCTGGCCGAGGAGCAGCAGAAGCAGTACAAAGTGCACCTGGACCTCTGGGTCAAG AGCCTGTCTCCTCAGGACCGTGCAGCGTATAAAGAGTACATCTCTAGC AAACGTAAGAGCATGACCAAGCTTCGAGGCCCGAACCCCAAGTCCAGCCGGACTACCCTGCAGTCTAAGTCG GAGTCTGAGGAGGACGATGaagaggatgaggatgaggatgacgaggacgaggaggaggaagatgacgAGAACGGGGACTCCTCCGAGGATGGCGGCGACTCCTCCGAGTCCAGCAGCGAGGACGAGAGCGAGGACGGGGATGAg AACGAGGATGAGGATGAGGACGAGGACGACGACGAGGATGACGACGAGGACGAGGACAACGAATCCGagggcagcagctccagctcgTCCTCCTCGGGGGACTCCTCGGACTCTGACTCCAACTGA